In Rhododendron vialii isolate Sample 1 chromosome 9a, ASM3025357v1, the following are encoded in one genomic region:
- the LOC131299868 gene encoding uncharacterized protein LOC131299868 translates to MRLNPSTWKMKMTAALFLSECLRLKGVCGEITKIAMQCCRATYKLASLFHSQLRASIASNMLPGLSLDATNLDFFPSFLAVFMEIIDDKQEEMICMRERLLEPCLVISFIKVFVKLLSNYLRFIYLQIKVVCNEKRGVAICHFAKREFESGGVKDGSKTNFGCLRTLLVRVTLIPSSVKIATKCCYPFMSLQVF, encoded by the exons ATGAG GTTAAACCCTTCAACTTGGAAGATGAAGATGACTGCCGCCCTTTTTCTTAGTGAATGTCTGCGACTGAAAGGCGTTTGTGGCGAAATAACAAAAATAGCAATGCAATGTTGCAGAGCAACATACAAGCTGGCTTCCTTGTTTCACAGTCAACTGCGCGCTTCCATAGCATCAAACATGCTGCCTGGACTTTCTTTAGATGCAACAAACCtggatttttttccttcttttttggcTGTGTTTATGGAGATAATTGATGACAAACAGGAAGAGATGATCTGTATGCGTGAACGATTACTTGAGCCATGTTTGGTTATTTCCTTCATTAAGGTTTTTGTGAAACTGCTGTCCAATTATCTTCGATTTATATATCTACAGATCAAAGTTGTCTGCAATGAGAAACGAGGAGTTGCCATATGCCATTTTGCAAAGAGAGAGTTTGAATCTGGAGGAGTGAAAGATGGAAGTAAAACCAATTTCGGTTGCTTAAGGACCTTGCTGGTGAGAGTCACTCTTATACCTTCCTCAGTTAAAATTGCCACAAAATGCTGTTACCCATTTATGAGTCTCCAAgtcttttga
- the LOC131301296 gene encoding superoxide dismutase [Mn], mitochondrial-like — MALRALVTRKALTGGLGLGSQTIRAMQTFSHSLPDLPYDYGALEPVISAEIMTLHHQKHHQTYVTNYNKTLEQLIDVMDKGDAPTIVRLQSAIKFNGGGHINHSIFWKNLAPVREGGGDPPKGSLGLAIDMHFGSLESLIVKMNAEGAALQGSGWVWLGLDREFNRLLVETTENQDPLVTKGANLVPLLGIDVWEHAYYLQYKNVKPDYLKSVWHVMNWKYASEVYETECP; from the exons ATGGCACTTCGAGCTCTCGTGACCAGAAAAGCCTTAACAGGCGGGCTAGGACTAGGGTCACAGACCATCCGGGCCATGCAGACCTTCTCGCACTCGCTCCCAGATCTTCCCTACGACTACGGCGCTCTCGAGCCGGTCATCAGTGCAGAGATCATGACGCTTCATCACCAGAAGCATCACCAGACTTACGTCACCAACTACAACAAAACCCTCGAGCAGCTCATCGACGTCATGGACAAAGGCGACGCTCCGACCATCGTTAGATTGCAGAGCGCCATCAAGTTCAACGGCGGAG GTCACATCAACCACTCAATTTTCTGGAAGAATCTTGCCCCTGTTCGT GAAGGAGGTGGTGATCCTCCAAAGGGTTCTTTAGGTTTGGCTATCGACATGCATTTTGGTTCTTTGGAGTCGCTGATAGTAAAGATGAATGCCGAAGGTGCTGCTTTACAAGGCTCTGGATGGGTG TGGCTTGGCTTGGACAGAGAGTTTAATAGGCTACTGGTTGAGACCACTGAAAATCAG GACCCACTTGTAACTAAAGGAGCAAATTTAGTTCCTCTGCTAGGCATAGATGTCTGGGAGCATGCTTACTACTTACAG TACAAGAATGTGAAACCCGATTACTTGAAGAGCGTATGGCATGTTATGAACTGGAAATATGCCAGTGAAGTGTATGAAACAGAATGTCCTTGA